One genomic window of Camelina sativa cultivar DH55 chromosome 5, Cs, whole genome shotgun sequence includes the following:
- the LOC104785101 gene encoding putative two-component response regulator ARR20, with amino-acid sequence MAGPGTSPPGICYTYLDLNREEKNNEEESSVEDEDQVTSSNNVRQYVRSNMPRLRWTPDLHLTFVRAVQRLGGPHRATPKLVLQMMNLKGLSIAHVKSHLQMYRSKKLEPSLSRHDFGAFMSGQRSYLIDSRCIPYGGDLRHASNSKTVPSRVLNQDAIITNLGGNFLMRPSSWLSGLCTYNQDSIKNKTLPLLEIRKTINEKRVRDEEVSSSVKRLKSISGDGIQLPEIGICRQKPTDDINTMLSLSLFSTSSGDRNIASTNITER; translated from the exons ATGGCCGGGCCCGGGACATCTCCACCAGGAATATGCTACACGTATCTTGACCTgaacagagaagagaagaataatgaagaagagTCATCAGTTGAAGACGAAGACCAAGTCACGAGTAGTAACAACGTTAGACAGTATGTTCGATCCAACATGCCTAGGCTTCGTTGGACGCCTGATCTTCATCTCACCTTTGTTCGTGCAGTCCAACGACTAGGCGGTCCACACA GAGCGACACCAAAATTGGTTCTTCAGATGATGAATCTGAAAGGATTGAGTATTGCACATGTCAAAAGTCATTTACAG ATGTATCGAAGTAAGAAGCTCGAGCCGTCATTATCTCGCCATG ACTTTGGAGCTTTCATGAGTGGACAAAGAAGCTATTTGATAGACTCCAGATGTATTCCATATGGCGGCGATTTAAGACATGCCTCTAACTCTAAAACCGTTCCTTCAAG GGTACTCAATCAAGACGCGATCATTACAAATCTTGGAGGTAACTTTCTAATGCGACCTTCTAGCTGGTTGAGCGGGTTATGCACATACAACCAAGACAGCATAAAGAACAAGACTCTGCCTCTGCTCGAG ATTAGGAAGACAATCAATGAGAAAAGAGTCCGAGATGAAGAGGTATCATCATCAGTCAAACGATTGAAATCAATATCCGGAGATGGGATACAGTTACCTGAGATTGGAATTTGCAGGCAAAAACCAACAGATGATATCAACACGATGCTCTCGCTCTCTCTGTTCTCGACATCATCAGGAGACCGTAACATAGCATCAACCAACATAACAGAGAGATGA